In a genomic window of Rhodovulum sp. P5:
- the pncA gene encoding bifunctional nicotinamidase/pyrazinamidase, with protein sequence MRPANEALIVIDIQNDFCTGGALEVPGGETIIPRVNALMDEFETRVFTQDWHPANHSSFAANHPGKNPYEVIDMPYGGQILWPIHCVQDTEGAAFHPALDVSRADHIVRKGFRAEIDSYSAFFENDHETPTGLDDYLSGKGIDHLTLVGLATDFCVLYSALDANKLGYAVTVIDGACRGIDLNGSLEDAKQAMLEANIVLEP encoded by the coding sequence ATGCGACCCGCGAACGAAGCCCTCATCGTGATCGATATCCAGAACGATTTCTGCACCGGCGGCGCGCTGGAAGTGCCCGGCGGAGAGACCATCATTCCCCGCGTCAACGCGCTGATGGATGAATTCGAGACGCGGGTCTTCACGCAGGACTGGCACCCGGCCAATCACAGTTCTTTCGCCGCCAACCATCCGGGCAAGAATCCCTATGAGGTGATCGACATGCCCTATGGCGGGCAGATCCTGTGGCCGATCCACTGTGTGCAGGACACCGAGGGCGCCGCCTTCCACCCCGCGCTGGACGTCTCCCGTGCCGATCACATCGTGCGCAAGGGCTTCCGCGCCGAGATCGACAGCTATTCCGCGTTCTTCGAAAACGACCACGAAACCCCAACGGGGCTGGACGACTATCTGTCCGGCAAGGGCATCGACCACCTGACGCTGGTGGGGCTGGCCACCGATTTCTGCGTGCTCTACTCCGCGCTTGACGCGAACAAGCTGGGCTATGCGGTGACGGTCATCGACGGTGCCTGCCGGGGGATCGACCTGAACGGGTCGCTGGAAGACGCCAAACAGGCGATGCTGGAAGCGAACATCGTGCTGGAACCGTAA
- a CDS encoding rhodanese-related sulfurtransferase, protein MYDVAALYHFTRFDDPARLKPPLLALCEAEDICGSLLLAREGINGTIAGSRAGIDAVLAHIRALPGCAGLEWKESTAADRPFGRMKVRLKREIVTMGQPDVDPRAAVGHYVRPRDWNALIASEDVAVIDTRNDYEIAIGSFEGAVDPGTRSFRDFPAWWQENRHRFHNKRIAMFCTGGIRCEKSTNYLLSQGVEEVCHLKGGILKYLEEVPEEESLWHGACFVFDGRVSVEHGLREGAHVMCHACRRPLCPEDLAHPDYEEGVRCHQCAGEYSEPQRARFRERHRQVKLAEARGERHLGRSGRGADGT, encoded by the coding sequence ATGTATGATGTCGCAGCCCTGTACCACTTCACCCGGTTCGATGATCCGGCGCGTCTGAAACCGCCGCTTCTGGCCTTGTGCGAGGCGGAGGATATCTGCGGCTCACTCCTTCTGGCGCGGGAGGGGATCAACGGGACGATCGCCGGGTCCCGTGCGGGGATCGATGCGGTGCTGGCCCATATTCGGGCGCTTCCGGGCTGTGCCGGCCTGGAATGGAAGGAAAGCACCGCCGCGGACCGCCCCTTTGGCCGGATGAAGGTGCGCCTGAAGCGCGAGATCGTCACCATGGGGCAACCGGATGTCGACCCCCGCGCCGCCGTGGGCCATTACGTGCGGCCACGGGACTGGAACGCGCTGATCGCGTCAGAGGACGTGGCCGTGATCGACACGCGCAACGACTATGAAATCGCCATCGGCAGTTTCGAAGGTGCGGTCGATCCGGGCACGCGGAGTTTTCGGGACTTCCCGGCATGGTGGCAGGAAAACCGCCATCGGTTTCACAACAAGCGGATCGCGATGTTCTGCACCGGCGGTATCCGCTGCGAGAAATCGACGAACTACCTTTTGTCCCAAGGGGTTGAAGAGGTCTGTCACCTCAAGGGCGGGATCCTGAAATATCTGGAAGAGGTGCCGGAGGAAGAGAGCCTCTGGCACGGCGCCTGTTTCGTGTTCGACGGGCGCGTGTCGGTAGAGCACGGGCTGCGCGAGGGGGCCCATGTGATGTGCCATGCCTGCCGCCGCCCCCTGTGCCCAGAGGATCTGGCCCACCCGGACTACGAGGAAGGCGTGCGCTGCCATCAGTGTGCGGGTGAGTATTCCGAGCCGCAACGGGCCCGCTTTCGCGAACGCCATCGGCAGGTAAAGCTGGCCGAGGCGCGGGGGGAACGGCATCTGGGGCGGTCTGGACGCGGGGCCGACGGCACCTAG
- a CDS encoding peroxiredoxin, with translation MTISVGDRLPDATFTEMGADGPGEVVLADKLKGRKVVIFAVPGAFTPTCHSAHMPSFIRAKADLEAKGVDEIICVAVNDPFVMKAWGDATGAHAAGITMLSDADSNFTRAIGMDFDAMPVGLVARSKRYSMLVDDGVVKALNVEDSPGECEISAGEALLAQI, from the coding sequence ATGACGATTTCCGTAGGCGACCGCCTGCCCGACGCGACCTTTACCGAGATGGGCGCCGACGGCCCCGGCGAAGTCGTGCTCGCCGACAAGCTGAAGGGCCGCAAGGTTGTGATCTTCGCCGTGCCCGGCGCGTTCACCCCCACCTGCCATTCGGCCCATATGCCGAGCTTCATCCGCGCCAAGGCGGATCTCGAAGCCAAGGGCGTGGACGAAATCATCTGCGTCGCCGTGAACGATCCCTTCGTGATGAAGGCCTGGGGCGATGCGACCGGCGCGCACGCGGCCGGGATCACCATGCTGTCGGATGCCGACAGCAACTTCACCCGCGCCATCGGCATGGATTTCGACGCGATGCCCGTGGGTCTGGTGGCGCGATCCAAACGCTACTCGATGCTCGTGGATGACGGTGTCGTCAAGGCGCTGAATGTCGAGGACAGCCCCGGCGAATGCGAGATCTCGGCCGGTGAGGCGCTGCTGGCGCAAATCTGA
- a CDS encoding NAD(P)/FAD-dependent oxidoreductase codes for MSHIVIVGAGQAGAALAAKLRGLEFTGQITLIGEERVPPYQRPPLSKKYLLGEMELERLFLRPPDFYAENGIDLRLSDTAIAIDRADKTVIAGGHAIAYDQLALTTGAVPRRLPADIGGTLSGIHVVRTLADVDAMAPAFVAGARVLIVGGGYIGLEAAAVAASRGLAVTLIEAAPRILQRVACAETAAWFRDLHRARGVDLREGTVLTRLIGETRVTGAEMSDGTALNVDFVIAGIGVSPATELAQAAGLAVEDGITVDAFGRTSDPAIWAAGDCASLPYRGRHLRLESVQNAIDQAEAVAANMLGAETPYVPKPWFWSDQYDVKLQIAGLNIGYDHVVARPGDREGSLSHWYFRGAELLAVDAMNDPRAYMTAKRLIEAGRSPDAAAVADAGVDLKTLMAA; via the coding sequence ATGTCCCATATCGTCATTGTCGGTGCCGGGCAGGCGGGCGCTGCGCTTGCCGCGAAACTGCGCGGGCTGGAGTTTACCGGCCAGATCACCTTGATCGGCGAAGAACGGGTGCCGCCCTATCAGCGCCCGCCCTTGTCGAAGAAATACCTGCTGGGCGAGATGGAGCTGGAGCGGCTGTTCCTGCGCCCGCCCGACTTTTACGCCGAGAACGGGATCGATCTGCGCCTGTCGGACACGGCCATTGCCATCGACCGGGCGGACAAGACGGTGATCGCGGGGGGGCATGCGATCGCCTATGACCAGCTTGCCCTGACCACCGGCGCGGTGCCGCGGCGCTTGCCCGCCGATATCGGGGGGACCTTGTCCGGCATCCACGTCGTGCGCACGCTGGCCGATGTCGATGCAATGGCGCCGGCCTTCGTGGCCGGGGCGCGCGTGCTGATCGTGGGGGGCGGTTATATCGGGCTGGAGGCCGCGGCTGTGGCGGCCAGCCGTGGGCTGGCGGTCACCTTGATCGAGGCCGCGCCGCGCATCCTGCAACGCGTCGCCTGTGCCGAGACTGCGGCATGGTTCCGCGATCTGCACCGGGCCCGTGGGGTCGATCTGCGCGAAGGCACGGTCCTGACCCGGCTGATCGGCGAAACCCGTGTCACCGGGGCGGAGATGTCGGACGGCACCGCGCTGAACGTCGATTTCGTCATCGCGGGGATCGGTGTCAGCCCGGCCACCGAACTGGCGCAGGCCGCGGGGCTGGCGGTGGAAGACGGCATCACGGTGGATGCGTTTGGCCGCACGAGCGACCCGGCGATCTGGGCCGCGGGGGATTGTGCGTCGCTGCCCTATCGCGGGCGACATCTGCGTCTGGAAAGCGTGCAAAACGCCATCGACCAGGCAGAGGCGGTGGCCGCGAACATGCTGGGGGCCGAGACGCCCTATGTGCCGAAGCCATGGTTCTGGTCGGATCAGTACGATGTGAAGCTTCAGATTGCCGGGCTGAACATCGGTTATGACCATGTCGTCGCGCGCCCGGGTGACCGGGAAGGAAGCCTGAGCCACTGGTATTTTCGCGGGGCGGAGCTGTTGGCCGTCGACGCCATGAACGACCCGCGTGCCTATATGACCGCCAAGCGGCTGATCGAGGCCGGACGCTCCCCCGATGCGGCCGCGGTGGCCGATGCGGGTGTTGACCTCAAGACGCTGATGGCCGCGTGA
- the rsmD gene encoding 16S rRNA (guanine(966)-N(2))-methyltransferase RsmD, with protein sequence MRIIAGQHKGLRLASVGKGDAGAHLRPTTDRVRESLFNLILNGGYGDPVTGARVLDLFAGTGALGLEALSRGAAHVTFVDDGGKARALIRENVEKCRAGGATKIFRRDATRLGEPKGAPFDLVFLDPPYGKGLGERALAAALDGGWIAPGALIIWEEGAAVVPPDGVEVIDTRQYGDTVITLLQPS encoded by the coding sequence GTGAGGATCATTGCCGGACAGCACAAGGGGCTGCGGCTGGCCTCGGTCGGGAAGGGTGACGCCGGTGCGCATCTGCGCCCCACGACCGACCGGGTGCGGGAAAGCCTGTTCAACCTGATCCTGAACGGCGGTTACGGCGATCCGGTGACCGGTGCGCGGGTGCTGGATCTGTTTGCCGGGACGGGCGCGCTGGGGCTGGAGGCGCTGTCGCGGGGCGCGGCCCATGTGACCTTTGTCGATGACGGGGGCAAGGCGCGGGCGCTGATCCGTGAAAATGTCGAGAAATGCCGGGCCGGGGGGGCGACGAAGATCTTTCGCCGGGATGCCACGCGTCTGGGGGAACCCAAGGGGGCGCCCTTCGATCTGGTGTTTCTCGACCCGCCCTATGGCAAGGGGCTTGGCGAACGGGCGCTGGCCGCCGCGCTCGACGGCGGGTGGATCGCGCCCGGGGCGCTGATCATCTGGGAGGAGGGGGCGGCGGTCGTGCCGCCCGACGGGGTGGAGGTGATCGACACACGCCAATACGGCGATACGGTGATCACGCTCCTGCAACCGTCGTGA
- the rpsO gene encoding 30S ribosomal protein S15: MSITAEEKNRLIKEYGTKDGDTGSPEVQVAILTSRISTLTEHFKTHKKDNHSRRGLLKLVAQRRKLLDYLKGKDESRYLKLIQNLGIRR, encoded by the coding sequence ATGTCGATCACTGCTGAAGAAAAGAACCGGCTGATCAAGGAATACGGCACCAAGGACGGCGACACCGGTTCGCCCGAGGTTCAGGTCGCCATCCTGACCAGCCGCATCTCGACGCTGACCGAGCATTTCAAGACCCACAAGAAGGACAACCACTCCCGCCGTGGTCTTCTGAAACTGGTCGCCCAGCGCCGGAAGCTTCTGGACTACCTCAAGGGTAAGGACGAAAGCCGTTACCTGAAGCTGATCCAGAACCTCGGCATCCGCCGCTAA
- a CDS encoding DUF5665 domain-containing protein, protein MPDPRQPDNQPADLAREIAALRREVEALNAQRFFVLNGSARRMLLMQFLRGMTMGLGTVVGASVLVSVIAYSLSQIDFIPVIGDWAVEIAREIRHQAPGGDAPEGVGAPPLQE, encoded by the coding sequence ATGCCCGACCCCAGACAACCGGATAACCAGCCCGCCGATCTCGCCCGCGAAATCGCCGCCCTGCGCCGCGAAGTCGAAGCCCTGAACGCGCAACGGTTCTTCGTGCTGAACGGCTCTGCCCGGCGGATGCTGTTGATGCAGTTCCTGCGCGGCATGACCATGGGGCTTGGCACCGTTGTCGGGGCTTCGGTGCTTGTTTCCGTCATCGCCTATTCCCTGTCGCAGATCGACTTCATCCCGGTGATCGGCGACTGGGCGGTGGAAATCGCGCGCGAAATCCGGCATCAGGCCCCGGGCGGCGATGCCCCGGAAGGGGTAGGCGCCCCCCCGCTGCAGGAATAG
- a CDS encoding alpha/beta fold hydrolase, with translation MASGLPGFTQTRIDTNGIGLSVHRAGTGAPLILLHGYPQNHMCWLNVAPALAERFDVIVVDLRGYGDSDAPPDDDAHTTYSKREMARDIVGVMDALGLARAHILGHDRGARVAYRLALDHPDRVDRLGIIEIVPTGDFWASWTADLAYKAYHWTFLAQPAPLPERLIGADPVGYIDHTLQSWTLAKSLDVFPPAALAAYRRQAGDPARIAAMCADYRAGATTDRHLDEADRAAGRRIAAPLMFLWAETGFPAQTGHPADLWRAWAENVQDASCRSGHFAMEEAPQAVLDAFVPFFAA, from the coding sequence ATGGCATCAGGACTTCCGGGATTTACCCAAACCCGTATCGACACCAACGGCATCGGCCTGTCCGTGCATCGCGCGGGCACGGGCGCGCCGCTGATCCTGCTGCACGGCTATCCGCAAAACCACATGTGCTGGCTGAACGTCGCGCCGGCACTGGCAGAGCGGTTCGATGTGATCGTGGTCGATCTGCGCGGCTATGGCGACAGCGACGCGCCCCCAGATGATGACGCCCACACCACCTATTCCAAACGCGAAATGGCCCGCGACATCGTCGGCGTGATGGACGCGCTGGGGCTGGCGCGGGCGCATATCCTCGGCCATGACCGCGGCGCGCGGGTGGCCTATCGGCTGGCGCTCGACCATCCCGACCGCGTGGACCGGCTGGGGATCATAGAGATCGTGCCCACGGGCGATTTCTGGGCCTCCTGGACTGCCGATCTTGCCTACAAGGCCTATCACTGGACCTTCCTTGCCCAGCCTGCGCCGCTGCCGGAACGGCTGATCGGCGCCGACCCGGTCGGCTATATCGATCACACGCTGCAAAGCTGGACGCTGGCGAAATCGCTGGACGTGTTCCCGCCCGCAGCCCTTGCCGCCTATCGCCGTCAGGCGGGCGACCCGGCCCGCATTGCCGCGATGTGTGCCGACTATCGCGCCGGGGCCACGACCGACCGCCATCTTGACGAGGCCGACCGCGCCGCGGGCCGACGTATCGCGGCCCCGCTGATGTTTCTCTGGGCGGAAACCGGGTTTCCCGCACAAACCGGGCATCCGGCCGACTTGTGGCGGGCATGGGCCGAAAACGTACAGGACGCATCCTGCCGGTCGGGCCATTTCGCCATGGAAGAGGCGCCCCAGGCCGTGCTGGACGCTTTCGTTCCCTTCTTCGCCGCCTGA
- a CDS encoding SDR family oxidoreductase, whose amino-acid sequence MTKPPVLILGARSDIGRAVAHAFAAEGHPIQLAARNAESLQPDATDITIRYNVAASVHDFDALDTAHHAAFLDHLPTLPEVAVCAVGLMGDQAENETDAGKAALVIRANFEGPALILGDLANRFAARGSGTLVGISSVAGDRGRATNYVYGASKAGFTAFLSGLRNRLAKQGVHVVTVLPGFVNTRMTEGMDLPGGLTAEPQELGTAIVKAVEKKRNIIYVRPVWRLIMAIIRAIPEAVFKKLSL is encoded by the coding sequence GTGACCAAGCCCCCCGTCCTGATCCTTGGCGCGCGGTCCGATATCGGCCGCGCCGTGGCCCATGCCTTTGCCGCCGAAGGCCACCCGATCCAGCTGGCCGCGCGCAATGCGGAAAGCCTTCAGCCCGACGCCACAGACATCACGATCCGCTACAATGTCGCGGCATCGGTGCACGACTTCGACGCGCTCGACACCGCGCACCACGCCGCCTTTCTCGACCACCTGCCGACCCTGCCAGAGGTTGCCGTTTGCGCCGTCGGCCTGATGGGCGATCAGGCGGAGAACGAGACCGACGCGGGCAAGGCGGCCCTCGTGATACGCGCCAATTTCGAGGGGCCGGCACTGATCCTCGGAGACCTGGCAAACCGCTTCGCCGCGCGCGGCTCCGGCACACTGGTCGGCATCAGTTCCGTGGCAGGTGACCGGGGGCGCGCGACCAACTATGTCTACGGCGCGTCAAAGGCGGGGTTCACCGCGTTCCTGTCGGGTTTGCGCAACCGGCTTGCCAAACAGGGCGTGCATGTGGTCACCGTGCTGCCGGGCTTCGTGAACACGAGGATGACCGAGGGGATGGACCTGCCGGGGGGCCTCACAGCGGAACCTCAGGAACTAGGTACGGCCATCGTGAAAGCCGTCGAGAAGAAGCGGAACATCATCTATGTCCGCCCCGTCTGGCGTCTGATCATGGCCATCATCCGCGCCATCCCCGAGGCCGTGTTCAAGAAGCTCTCCCTCTGA
- a CDS encoding FAD-binding oxidoreductase: MKLSGWGRFPVVDTDESRPDSEAALARAVAKGAVIARGNGRAYGDSAIGLATTLNMRRFNRMIAFDPDTGQLVAEAGLLLSDVIDTFLPRGWFPMVTPGTKFVTLGGMIAADVHGKNHHRDGAMRASVDWIDLMGPDGQVHRCSRDANAEFFDWTVGGMGLTGVILRAAIRLRPVESAWIRQRMIPAPDLDAAMAAFEDHHDATYSVAWIDCLSTGAAKGRALVMLGEHARAVELPHQHRLHPLRTPEKTTKTIPIDFPGLALNPLTVRAFNAAYYRNGLRQAGTSYVDWDSYFYPLDAILGWNRIYGRRGFVQFQCVLPLQVANTGLHALLDEIAAARAGCFLSVLKRFGPGQGRFSFPMEGYTLALDFPVNRRTLALMSRLDAITLAHGGRFYLAKDARLSAKTLRAADPRAEDFAALRQARGMSPAFRSSQSERLSL; the protein is encoded by the coding sequence ATGAAGCTCTCGGGCTGGGGCCGGTTTCCGGTGGTGGACACCGACGAATCCCGGCCCGACAGCGAAGCGGCGCTGGCCCGTGCGGTCGCGAAAGGCGCCGTGATCGCCCGCGGCAATGGCCGTGCCTATGGTGACAGCGCGATCGGGCTGGCCACGACCCTGAACATGCGCCGCTTCAACAGGATGATCGCCTTCGACCCTGATACGGGCCAACTGGTGGCGGAGGCGGGGCTCCTCCTGTCCGACGTCATCGACACCTTCCTGCCCCGCGGCTGGTTCCCCATGGTCACGCCGGGCACGAAATTCGTCACCCTGGGCGGCATGATCGCGGCCGATGTGCATGGCAAGAACCATCATCGCGACGGGGCGATGCGCGCAAGCGTCGACTGGATCGACCTGATGGGGCCGGACGGACAGGTGCACCGCTGTTCGCGGGACGCGAATGCCGAGTTTTTCGACTGGACGGTTGGCGGCATGGGGCTGACCGGCGTCATCCTGCGCGCCGCGATCCGCCTACGGCCCGTCGAAAGCGCCTGGATCCGGCAACGGATGATCCCCGCCCCCGATCTGGATGCCGCGATGGCCGCATTCGAGGATCATCACGACGCGACCTATTCGGTGGCCTGGATCGACTGTCTCAGCACCGGGGCCGCCAAGGGCCGCGCGCTTGTCATGCTGGGCGAACATGCCCGGGCCGTGGAGCTGCCGCACCAGCACCGGCTGCATCCCCTCCGCACGCCCGAGAAGACGACGAAGACCATCCCCATCGATTTCCCCGGCCTTGCGCTGAACCCACTGACGGTCAGGGCCTTCAACGCCGCCTATTACCGCAATGGCCTGCGGCAGGCAGGCACGTCCTACGTGGACTGGGACAGCTATTTCTACCCGCTCGACGCGATCCTCGGCTGGAACCGAATCTATGGCCGCCGCGGTTTCGTACAGTTTCAATGCGTTCTGCCCCTGCAGGTGGCCAATACCGGCCTGCATGCGCTGCTCGACGAAATCGCTGCGGCGCGCGCCGGCTGCTTCCTGTCAGTGCTGAAACGGTTCGGGCCGGGACAGGGCCGCTTTTCCTTCCCGATGGAGGGCTACACGCTGGCGCTCGACTTCCCCGTCAACCGCCGCACGCTGGCGCTGATGTCGCGGCTGGATGCGATCACGCTGGCCCATGGCGGGCGGTTCTACCTGGCCAAGGATGCGCGGCTGAGCGCGAAGACCCTGCGCGCCGCCGATCCCCGTGCGGAGGACTTCGCCGCCCTGCGGCAGGCAAGGGGCATGTCCCCCGCCTTCCGTTCCTCCCAGTCCGAAAGGCTCTCACTGTGA
- a CDS encoding GtrA family protein, with the protein MTLHGLIFRYSAFAVLATLANLGTQRVVFLLGDGPLVFVAALVCGTGMGLVLKYLLDKRWIFADTGTGLRAHGRKFSLYTLMGVVTTAIFWGTETAFWAIWQTDRMREVGALLGLTVGYVTKYQLDRRFVFTDSQLGARA; encoded by the coding sequence ATGACGCTGCATGGGCTGATCTTCCGCTATTCCGCCTTTGCCGTACTGGCCACGCTGGCCAATCTCGGCACCCAGCGCGTGGTATTCCTGTTGGGTGACGGGCCGCTGGTCTTCGTGGCCGCCCTGGTCTGCGGGACCGGCATGGGGCTGGTGCTGAAATACCTGCTCGACAAGCGGTGGATCTTTGCCGACACCGGCACGGGGCTCAGGGCACATGGGCGGAAATTCTCGCTCTATACCCTGATGGGCGTGGTCACGACCGCGATCTTCTGGGGGACCGAGACCGCCTTTTGGGCCATCTGGCAAACCGACAGGATGCGAGAGGTCGGGGCCCTTCTGGGGCTGACCGTCGGCTACGTGACCAAGTACCAGCTCGACCGCCGCTTTGTCTTCACCGACAGCCAGTTGGGGGCAAGGGCATGA
- a CDS encoding UbiA family prenyltransferase has protein sequence MDEAVVTEPQPDLPCPVLAVDLDGTLLRSDMLFESLWSACARNWHRPFTAALALRQGKAALKRHLTEHSHIDVTTLPYDSTVIDHIRQFRAAGGRTVLITASDRFLAEEIADHLGIFDEVHGSDGRTNLKAGAKATLLNDRFGAGHYAYMGDSRADLAIWDQAGRAITVNASRSLRAAADALDPGAEHLATHRASWRAYMQALRPHQWVKNILVFMPLLAAHAFTPGAVLASLFAFAAFSLVASAVYVLNDLVDLRADRAHPRKRERPFAAGRVPIAHGTMMGAGMLAGGTLIALALGGPFFLVMLGYIGLTTAYSMGLKRRKVIDICVLAGLYTIRIIAGGAATGLPLSVWMLAFSIFFFFALAAVKRQAELVDNLKRQEPGASGRDYSVEDLPIISMMAIGAGYVSVLVMALYVNAPTTQELYSLPEALWGICCVLLYWLSRTVMIAHRGEMHDDPVVYAARDGISRMSFLLIAGFALAAMLL, from the coding sequence TTGGATGAGGCCGTTGTGACCGAACCGCAGCCGGATCTTCCATGTCCCGTCCTCGCCGTGGACCTCGACGGCACGCTTCTTCGAAGCGATATGCTGTTTGAGAGCCTTTGGTCGGCCTGTGCTCGCAATTGGCACCGCCCCTTCACCGCGGCCCTGGCGCTGCGCCAGGGCAAGGCGGCGCTGAAACGCCACCTGACAGAGCATTCGCATATCGACGTCACGACCCTGCCCTACGATAGCACCGTCATCGACCATATCCGCCAATTCCGGGCGGCCGGCGGCCGAACCGTGCTGATCACCGCAAGCGACCGTTTCCTTGCCGAAGAGATCGCCGACCATCTGGGGATCTTCGACGAGGTCCACGGATCGGACGGGCGGACCAACCTCAAGGCAGGGGCGAAGGCCACGCTCCTGAATGACCGCTTCGGCGCGGGACACTATGCCTATATGGGCGACTCGCGCGCCGATCTGGCGATCTGGGATCAGGCCGGGCGGGCGATCACCGTCAATGCATCGCGGTCCTTGCGGGCGGCCGCCGACGCCCTCGATCCCGGGGCAGAGCATCTGGCGACCCATCGGGCAAGCTGGCGCGCCTACATGCAGGCCCTGCGCCCGCATCAATGGGTCAAGAACATCCTCGTCTTCATGCCGCTTCTGGCCGCGCATGCGTTCACGCCTGGGGCGGTCCTTGCATCGCTTTTCGCCTTCGCGGCTTTCTCTCTCGTCGCCTCGGCGGTCTACGTCCTCAACGATCTGGTCGATCTCAGGGCCGACCGGGCGCATCCGCGCAAGCGTGAACGCCCCTTCGCCGCGGGCCGCGTACCGATTGCCCATGGCACGATGATGGGTGCCGGCATGCTGGCCGGCGGCACCCTGATCGCACTTGCACTTGGCGGGCCGTTCTTCCTGGTGATGCTGGGCTATATCGGGCTGACCACGGCCTATTCGATGGGCCTGAAGCGAAGGAAGGTCATCGACATCTGCGTTCTGGCCGGGCTTTACACGATACGCATCATCGCGGGCGGTGCGGCGACGGGTCTACCGCTTTCGGTCTGGATGCTGGCCTTTTCGATCTTCTTTTTCTTCGCGCTCGCCGCGGTGAAACGGCAGGCGGAACTTGTCGATAACCTGAAACGACAGGAACCGGGCGCTTCGGGGCGCGACTATTCTGTCGAGGACCTGCCGATCATCTCGATGATGGCAATCGGGGCGGGTTATGTCTCCGTCCTCGTCATGGCGCTTTACGTCAATGCCCCCACCACGCAGGAGCTTTACTCCCTGCCAGAGGCACTTTGGGGCATCTGCTGCGTGCTGCTCTACTGGCTGTCGCGCACGGTGATGATCGCCCATCGCGGAGAGATGCATGACGACCCGGTCGTCTATGCCGCAAGGGACGGCATCAGCCGGATGAGCTTCCTGCTGATCGCGGGCTTCGCGCTGGCGGCGATGCTGCTATGA